One genomic window of Luteitalea pratensis includes the following:
- a CDS encoding four helix bundle protein: protein MDIKSFRDLDVWRTSMDLARRVYTATSRLPWPHRNEIGAQMRRASVSAPSNLAEGFRQGSLRAYTRHVRIAAGSMAELETQAQLATDLTLWPPEDGAEVKDLAVRTSQMLTALALSLEARSELRRRPR, encoded by the coding sequence ATGGACATCAAGTCGTTCCGAGATCTCGACGTCTGGCGCACATCCATGGACCTCGCTCGGCGCGTCTACACGGCCACCAGCAGGCTGCCTTGGCCGCACCGTAACGAGATAGGGGCCCAGATGCGCCGGGCAAGCGTGTCTGCTCCATCCAACCTAGCTGAGGGATTCCGTCAGGGCTCCCTGCGAGCGTACACCCGCCATGTGAGGATCGCGGCAGGTTCGATGGCGGAATTGGAGACCCAAGCGCAACTCGCCACGGACCTGACCCTCTGGCCGCCGGAGGACGGAGCGGAGGTGAAAGACCTCGCCGTGCGAACCAGCCAGATGCTCACGGCGCTGGCGCTATCCCTGGAAGCGAGAAGCGAGTTGAGACGTCGTCCGCGCTAG
- the glmS gene encoding glutamine--fructose-6-phosphate transaminase (isomerizing) — protein sequence MCGIIGYVGHQEVVPVVLEGLRRLEYRGYDSAGIAVVGPEGIDVRRSAGKLANLEAVLRERPLAGAYGIGHTRWATHGRPTEENAHPHRDQSGRVVLVHNGIIENYLELKRELQARGITFRTETDTEVVAHLVGLELAEDGLHAAVTRALQRLRGLFALVVVSSADPGTIVAVRNGPPVVVGLGEGEYFVASDIPAILAHTRDVVFLEDGQVAVLRADGVQFFDAAGQSIRRDAQRITWDPVMAEKAGYKHFMLKEIFEQPWAIKETLVGRLSMEHGDVHLPEINIDSTTLAGLSRVVLLACGTSWHAALVGKFLIEQLARVPVEVDYGSEYRYRQPIVSAADLVVVITQSGETADTLAALREARRHGARSIAICNVIGSMATREAEGTVQTHAGPEIGVASTKAFTTQLVALVLLALRIARARGAMTPDQVRPVLQALTELPRHVEQVLSCAPYIEDIARRFYQCSDFLFLGRGMHYPIALEGALKLKEVSYIHAEGYPAGEMKHGPIALIDEHLPVVTLAPRDHVFEKMLGNVQEVKARGGSVIAITEEGEPHLWSLLDPQRDARLVLPPVHPLMSPITMTVPLQLLAYHVAVRRGCDVDQPRNLAKSVTVE from the coding sequence ATGTGCGGGATCATCGGCTACGTCGGTCATCAGGAAGTCGTCCCGGTGGTGCTCGAGGGACTCCGCCGGCTCGAGTATCGCGGCTACGACTCGGCTGGCATCGCCGTCGTCGGTCCTGAGGGCATCGACGTGCGACGCAGCGCGGGCAAGCTGGCCAATCTCGAAGCCGTGCTTCGTGAGCGGCCACTGGCCGGGGCGTACGGCATCGGTCACACGCGTTGGGCCACCCACGGCCGTCCCACCGAGGAGAATGCCCACCCGCATCGCGACCAGAGCGGCCGCGTCGTGCTCGTGCACAACGGGATCATCGAGAACTACCTCGAGCTGAAGAGGGAACTGCAGGCTCGCGGCATCACCTTCCGCACCGAGACCGACACCGAGGTGGTGGCGCATCTGGTCGGCCTCGAACTGGCGGAGGACGGCCTGCACGCCGCCGTGACCCGAGCGCTGCAGCGGCTACGCGGCCTGTTCGCGCTGGTCGTCGTCTCCTCGGCCGATCCGGGCACGATCGTCGCGGTCCGCAACGGCCCGCCGGTGGTCGTGGGGCTCGGCGAAGGCGAGTACTTCGTCGCGTCGGACATCCCGGCGATCCTCGCGCACACCCGTGACGTCGTCTTCCTCGAGGACGGACAGGTCGCCGTGCTTCGGGCCGACGGCGTGCAGTTCTTCGATGCGGCGGGGCAGTCGATCAGGCGTGATGCGCAGCGCATCACGTGGGACCCGGTGATGGCGGAGAAGGCCGGGTACAAGCACTTCATGCTCAAGGAGATCTTCGAGCAGCCGTGGGCGATCAAGGAGACGCTCGTCGGTCGGCTGTCGATGGAGCACGGCGACGTGCACCTGCCGGAGATCAACATCGACTCGACGACGTTGGCCGGACTGTCGCGCGTGGTGCTGCTGGCGTGCGGCACGTCGTGGCATGCGGCGCTGGTGGGGAAGTTCCTCATCGAGCAACTGGCGCGCGTGCCGGTGGAAGTGGACTACGGCTCGGAGTACCGCTACCGGCAGCCGATCGTCTCCGCCGCCGATCTCGTGGTCGTGATCACGCAGTCGGGCGAGACGGCCGACACCCTTGCCGCCCTCCGCGAGGCCAGACGGCACGGAGCGCGCAGCATCGCCATCTGCAACGTCATCGGCAGCATGGCGACGAGGGAAGCGGAGGGCACCGTACAGACGCACGCCGGGCCGGAGATCGGCGTCGCATCCACCAAGGCCTTCACCACACAGTTGGTGGCCCTGGTGCTGCTCGCGCTACGCATTGCTCGAGCGCGTGGCGCGATGACGCCGGATCAGGTGCGGCCCGTGCTCCAGGCCCTGACCGAGTTGCCGCGCCACGTCGAGCAGGTGTTGTCGTGCGCGCCGTACATCGAGGACATCGCCCGCCGTTTCTACCAGTGCTCCGATTTTCTCTTCCTCGGGCGGGGCATGCATTATCCGATCGCGCTCGAGGGCGCACTGAAGCTGAAGGAAGTGTCGTACATCCACGCCGAGGGATATCCGGCGGGCGAGATGAAGCACGGGCCAATTGCGCTCATCGACGAGCACCTGCCGGTGGTGACACTCGCGCCACGCGATCATGTCTTCGAGAAGATGCTCGGCAATGTCCAGGAAGTGAAGGCGCGGGGCGGATCGGTCATCGCGATCACCGAGGAAGGGGAGCCGCACCTCTGGTCCCTCCTCGATCCCCAGCGCGACGCCCGTCTCGTGTTGCCGCCAGTGCATCCGCTCATGTCACCGATCACGATGACCGTGCCGCTGCAGTTGCTGGCCTATCACGTCGCCGTCCGCCGCGGCTGCGACGTCGATCAGCCGAGGAATCTGGCCAAGAGCGTCACTGTAGAGTAA
- the glmU gene encoding bifunctional UDP-N-acetylglucosamine diphosphorylase/glucosamine-1-phosphate N-acetyltransferase GlmU, translating to MTPSPLHVVVLAGGRGVRMGTTRPKVLLPLAGIPLLDWVFRSVAAVEPDLTTVVLGYSAENVATVLGTRDVRVLTKTPVLGPVHALTALLEDRASGEDGTVLVFPADVPMLGPETLKALVAHRTGTNAALTMVAASAERPYGLMRVLRNEAGDVVGLACEKDASRQQRAIRECTSGVFACTPAALREGLATFSWDNVERERTLSELVAALRRLGHDVDTITARVPHEIRGINSQTELAEASAMMRQAKCEELMSAGVTIIDPATTYVGPDVEVGHDTVLHPNVYLEGRTKIGAACEIHAGCRLVDATLDDHVVVLNYCVVTDSHVHAYAQLGPFAHIRPGSDVGEDARVGNYVELKKTRLGRKSKASHLTYLGDATIGEDVNVGAGVITCNYDGTHKHPTVIGDGAFIGSDSQLVAPVSIGRGAFVAAGSSITQDVPDESLGIARSRQLNKDGWAKRRRTGE from the coding sequence GTGACCCCTTCCCCGCTGCACGTTGTCGTTCTCGCCGGTGGGCGTGGTGTACGGATGGGCACGACGCGGCCCAAGGTGCTGCTGCCCCTGGCGGGCATACCCCTGCTCGATTGGGTGTTCAGATCGGTCGCCGCAGTCGAGCCAGACCTGACCACCGTTGTTCTAGGTTATTCAGCAGAAAACGTGGCGACGGTGTTGGGCACGCGTGACGTCCGGGTGTTGACAAAGACTCCAGTGCTCGGTCCCGTCCATGCCTTGACGGCGCTGCTGGAAGACCGCGCCTCGGGAGAGGACGGCACCGTCCTCGTGTTCCCTGCCGACGTCCCGATGCTCGGGCCGGAGACCCTCAAGGCGCTCGTGGCTCACCGGACCGGGACCAACGCCGCCCTGACCATGGTGGCCGCGAGTGCCGAACGCCCCTATGGCCTGATGCGGGTGCTCAGGAACGAAGCGGGCGACGTCGTCGGCCTGGCTTGCGAAAAGGACGCGTCGCGCCAGCAGCGCGCCATCCGCGAGTGCACCAGTGGCGTCTTTGCCTGCACCCCCGCCGCCCTGCGCGAGGGCCTGGCGACCTTTTCCTGGGACAACGTCGAGCGCGAGCGCACCCTGAGCGAACTGGTCGCCGCGCTGCGCCGCCTGGGCCACGACGTCGACACGATTACCGCCCGCGTGCCGCACGAGATCCGCGGCATCAACAGCCAGACGGAACTGGCCGAGGCCAGCGCCATGATGCGACAAGCCAAGTGCGAGGAACTGATGTCGGCCGGGGTCACCATCATCGATCCGGCCACGACCTACGTCGGCCCGGACGTGGAGGTCGGACACGACACCGTGCTCCATCCGAACGTGTACCTCGAAGGCCGCACGAAGATCGGCGCAGCCTGCGAGATCCACGCCGGCTGCCGGTTGGTGGATGCCACGCTGGACGACCACGTCGTGGTCCTCAACTACTGCGTGGTCACCGACTCGCACGTGCATGCCTACGCCCAATTGGGGCCGTTCGCGCACATCCGCCCCGGCAGCGATGTCGGCGAGGACGCACGTGTCGGCAACTACGTCGAGCTCAAGAAGACCAGGCTCGGACGGAAGTCGAAGGCCAGCCACCTCACATATCTGGGCGACGCGACGATTGGTGAGGATGTGAACGTGGGGGCGGGCGTCATCACCTGCAACTACGACGGCACCCACAAGCACCCGACGGTGATCGGTGATGGCGCGTTCATCGGCAGCGATTCGCAACTGGTGGCGCCGGTGTCGATCGGCCGGGGTGCGTTTGTCGCCGCCGGTTCCTCCATCACGCAGGACGTCCCGGACGAAAGCCTCGGCATCGCGAGAAGCCGTCAGCTGAACAAGGACGGCTGGGCCAAACGACGACGGACGGGGGAGTAG
- the rsmI gene encoding 16S rRNA (cytidine(1402)-2'-O)-methyltransferase produces MATPIGNLEDITVRALRVLREARVIAAEDTRRTAKLLAHAGIKTPMVSLHAHNETARLPAMLDRLRAGEAVAVVTDAGTPLLSDPGDQLIRAALDEGIVVEPIPGASAVLAALTMSGVPSSQFTFLGFPPVKQGPRRRWCEEAASYHHPVVFFEAPHRIRQTLEMLRDVAGAGRRVAVCREITKRHEELIRATLADVVSHPSIAEPVGEFTCVLEVAEPKDGEIPAEEGDLVSEFDRITENGTFERRAAMSEVARRFHVRTRDVFDALERRKSSVVQS; encoded by the coding sequence GTGGCGACCCCCATCGGCAACCTGGAGGACATCACCGTGCGCGCGCTGCGGGTACTGCGCGAGGCGCGAGTGATTGCCGCCGAGGATACCCGCCGCACCGCCAAGTTGCTCGCGCACGCGGGCATCAAGACGCCGATGGTCAGCCTGCACGCGCACAACGAAACAGCGCGCCTGCCAGCGATGCTCGACCGATTGCGTGCCGGCGAGGCCGTCGCCGTCGTGACCGATGCAGGCACTCCCCTGCTGTCCGACCCCGGCGACCAATTGATTCGCGCCGCCCTCGACGAGGGCATCGTGGTCGAACCCATCCCGGGGGCCAGCGCGGTGCTCGCGGCACTGACGATGAGCGGCGTACCTTCCAGCCAGTTCACGTTTTTAGGGTTTCCACCCGTAAAACAGGGTCCGCGCCGGCGCTGGTGTGAAGAGGCCGCGTCCTACCACCATCCCGTCGTCTTTTTCGAGGCGCCGCACCGGATCCGCCAGACCCTGGAGATGCTCAGGGACGTCGCCGGAGCTGGCCGGCGAGTCGCCGTCTGCCGGGAGATCACTAAGCGCCACGAGGAACTGATCCGGGCAACCCTCGCCGATGTTGTCTCCCACCCGTCGATCGCCGAACCGGTGGGCGAATTCACGTGCGTCCTGGAGGTAGCCGAACCAAAGGATGGCGAGATTCCTGCGGAAGAAGGCGACCTCGTCAGCGAATTCGACCGAATAACCGAAAATGGGACATTCGAGCGCCGTGCGGCGATGAGCGAAGTCGCACGCCGGTTCCACGTTCGTACGCGAGACGTTTTCGACGCCCTGGAGCGCCGCAAGTCCAGCGTAGTCCAATCGTGA